Proteins found in one Xenopus laevis strain J_2021 chromosome 1L, Xenopus_laevis_v10.1, whole genome shotgun sequence genomic segment:
- the XB22166507.L [provisonal] gene encoding uncharacterized protein XB22166507.L [provisonal] isoform X1 translates to MWLLSLLIVLSGAESCAAADGDVIRHELYGEVGKSVAIPMVDFDLDGWWELKKPNSDPDWVVNYHGWYAFQFLYESRGQIIKSNRTVLLKNLTKSDSWEYEQWANGKLWSKINIQVLDPLYPPVLWSEGPSPEACLVLLQCEGSGGSAETLALMKDGEEVKGNITVMGNISVFTINVGDPLSWGQYTCEKRNPMSSKASKSIMVGSPVSLMETLCFCLIIAGLAFSLYVIAFGLFWNIIVPRARQNKRIKASPLIKGLADVVFIVKILSPLAATVVSAFGHYLISFFQVSFIVLSVAFFAIRIFFSIIPYCQYCSNLSNYSFIKWIMGFTDYFFISGFFLSETILFSRNYPPPCEKTLEPGLLYTLPWFIPCVLLVLAVFVYRKVKPWNNATEQNPKQPLAGDRVGGMDTGMEGSDSCKPDSSFIGVAAEGDLATG, encoded by the exons ATGTGGCTCTTATCTCTGCTGATCGTGTTGTCTGGAGCTGAATCGTGTGCAG CTGCAGATGGTGATGTCATCAGACATGAGCTGTACGGGGAGGTTGGCAAGTCCGTGGCAATTCCTATGGTGGACTTTGATTTAGATGGTTGGTGGGAACTGAAAAAACCCAATTCAGATCCAGACTGGGTAGTGAATTATCATGGATGGTATGCATTCCAGTTTCTCTATGAATCCCGTGGACAGATCATCAAGAGCAACAGAACTGTCCTGCTAAAGAACCTGACCAAGAGTGACAGCTGGGAGTATGAGCAATGGGCCAATGGAAAACTGTGGTCGAAGATCAACATTCAAGTCTTGG ACCCCCTGTACCCCCCGGTTCTATGGAGCGAGGGTCCAAGTCCTGAAGCCTGTCTGGTTCTGCTGCAGTGTGAAGGGAGTGGAGGAAGCGCTGAGACTTTGGCCCTAATGAAAGATGGAGAAGAAGTTAAAGGAAACATCACGGTTATGGGCAATATCTCGGTATTTACTATCAATGTCGGGGACCCTCTGTCCTGGGGCCAATACACATGTGAGAAGCGCAACCCAATGAGCAGCAAAGCTTCCAAATCCATCATGGTGGGAAGTCCAG TAAGTCTCATGGAAACATTGTGTTTTTGCCTCATCATCGCTGGCCTGGCCTTCTCACTCTATGTCATAGCATTCGGGCTGTTCTGGAACATTATTGTGCCACGGGCCAGACAGAACAAAAGGATCAAGGCTTCAC CACTTATAAAAGGCCTCGCGGATGTAGTTTTTATTGTGAAGATCTTGTCTCCATTGGCAGCCACTGTGGTTTCAGCCTTCG GTCACTATTTGATCAGCTTCTTCCAAGTGTCATTTATTGTTTTATCTGTCGCTTTCTTCGCCATCAGGATTTTCTTCTCCATCATCCCCTACTGCCAATACTGCAGCAACCTGAGCA acTACTCTTTTATCaagtggataatgggtttcactGACTATTTCTTTATCTCTGGATTTTTCCTGTCTGAGACCATTTTGTTCAGCAGAAACT ACCCTCCCCCCTGTGAGAAGACGTTGGAGCCGGGGCTTCTCTATACACTGCCCTGGTTCATTCCTTGTGTCTTATTGGTCTTGGCCGTCTTTGTCT ACCGGAAGGTTAAACCTTGGAATAATGCAACAGAGCAGAACCCGAAACAGCCTTTAGCCGGTGATCGTGTGGGGGGGATGGATACAGGGATGGAAGGAAGCGACAGTTGTAAGCCAGACAGTTCCTTTATAGGAGTGGCAGCTGAGGGGGATCTGGCTACAGGTTGA
- the XB22166507.L [provisonal] gene encoding uncharacterized protein XB22166507.L [provisonal] isoform X3 gives MVDFDLDGWWELKKPNSDPDWVVNYHGWYAFQFLYESRGQIIKSNRTVLLKNLTKSDSWEYEQWANGKLWSKINIQVLDPLYPPVLWSEGPSPEACLVLLQCEGSGGSAETLALMKDGEEVKGNITVMGNISVFTINVGDPLSWGQYTCEKRNPMSSKASKSIMVGSPVSLMETLCFCLIIAGLAFSLYVIAFGLFWNIIVPRARQNKRIKASPLIKGLADVVFIVKILSPLAATVVSAFGHYLISFFQVSFIVLSVAFFAIRIFFSIIPYCQYCSNLSNYSFIKWIMGFTDYFFISGFFLSETILFSRNYPPPCEKTLEPGLLYTLPWFIPCVLLVLAVFVYRKVKPWNNATEQNPKQPLAGDRVGGMDTGMEGSDSCKPDSSFIGVAAEGDLATG, from the exons ATGGTGGACTTTGATTTAGATGGTTGGTGGGAACTGAAAAAACCCAATTCAGATCCAGACTGGGTAGTGAATTATCATGGATGGTATGCATTCCAGTTTCTCTATGAATCCCGTGGACAGATCATCAAGAGCAACAGAACTGTCCTGCTAAAGAACCTGACCAAGAGTGACAGCTGGGAGTATGAGCAATGGGCCAATGGAAAACTGTGGTCGAAGATCAACATTCAAGTCTTGG ACCCCCTGTACCCCCCGGTTCTATGGAGCGAGGGTCCAAGTCCTGAAGCCTGTCTGGTTCTGCTGCAGTGTGAAGGGAGTGGAGGAAGCGCTGAGACTTTGGCCCTAATGAAAGATGGAGAAGAAGTTAAAGGAAACATCACGGTTATGGGCAATATCTCGGTATTTACTATCAATGTCGGGGACCCTCTGTCCTGGGGCCAATACACATGTGAGAAGCGCAACCCAATGAGCAGCAAAGCTTCCAAATCCATCATGGTGGGAAGTCCAG TAAGTCTCATGGAAACATTGTGTTTTTGCCTCATCATCGCTGGCCTGGCCTTCTCACTCTATGTCATAGCATTCGGGCTGTTCTGGAACATTATTGTGCCACGGGCCAGACAGAACAAAAGGATCAAGGCTTCAC CACTTATAAAAGGCCTCGCGGATGTAGTTTTTATTGTGAAGATCTTGTCTCCATTGGCAGCCACTGTGGTTTCAGCCTTCG GTCACTATTTGATCAGCTTCTTCCAAGTGTCATTTATTGTTTTATCTGTCGCTTTCTTCGCCATCAGGATTTTCTTCTCCATCATCCCCTACTGCCAATACTGCAGCAACCTGAGCA acTACTCTTTTATCaagtggataatgggtttcactGACTATTTCTTTATCTCTGGATTTTTCCTGTCTGAGACCATTTTGTTCAGCAGAAACT ACCCTCCCCCCTGTGAGAAGACGTTGGAGCCGGGGCTTCTCTATACACTGCCCTGGTTCATTCCTTGTGTCTTATTGGTCTTGGCCGTCTTTGTCT ACCGGAAGGTTAAACCTTGGAATAATGCAACAGAGCAGAACCCGAAACAGCCTTTAGCCGGTGATCGTGTGGGGGGGATGGATACAGGGATGGAAGGAAGCGACAGTTGTAAGCCAGACAGTTCCTTTATAGGAGTGGCAGCTGAGGGGGATCTGGCTACAGGTTGA
- the XB22166507.L [provisonal] gene encoding uncharacterized protein XB22166507.L [provisonal] isoform X2 — protein sequence MSPSLSLLLVGAALCTAADGDVIRHELYGEVGKSVAIPMVDFDLDGWWELKKPNSDPDWVVNYHGWYAFQFLYESRGQIIKSNRTVLLKNLTKSDSWEYEQWANGKLWSKINIQVLDPLYPPVLWSEGPSPEACLVLLQCEGSGGSAETLALMKDGEEVKGNITVMGNISVFTINVGDPLSWGQYTCEKRNPMSSKASKSIMVGSPVSLMETLCFCLIIAGLAFSLYVIAFGLFWNIIVPRARQNKRIKASPLIKGLADVVFIVKILSPLAATVVSAFGHYLISFFQVSFIVLSVAFFAIRIFFSIIPYCQYCSNLSNYSFIKWIMGFTDYFFISGFFLSETILFSRNYPPPCEKTLEPGLLYTLPWFIPCVLLVLAVFVYRKVKPWNNATEQNPKQPLAGDRVGGMDTGMEGSDSCKPDSSFIGVAAEGDLATG from the exons CTGCAGATGGTGATGTCATCAGACATGAGCTGTACGGGGAGGTTGGCAAGTCCGTGGCAATTCCTATGGTGGACTTTGATTTAGATGGTTGGTGGGAACTGAAAAAACCCAATTCAGATCCAGACTGGGTAGTGAATTATCATGGATGGTATGCATTCCAGTTTCTCTATGAATCCCGTGGACAGATCATCAAGAGCAACAGAACTGTCCTGCTAAAGAACCTGACCAAGAGTGACAGCTGGGAGTATGAGCAATGGGCCAATGGAAAACTGTGGTCGAAGATCAACATTCAAGTCTTGG ACCCCCTGTACCCCCCGGTTCTATGGAGCGAGGGTCCAAGTCCTGAAGCCTGTCTGGTTCTGCTGCAGTGTGAAGGGAGTGGAGGAAGCGCTGAGACTTTGGCCCTAATGAAAGATGGAGAAGAAGTTAAAGGAAACATCACGGTTATGGGCAATATCTCGGTATTTACTATCAATGTCGGGGACCCTCTGTCCTGGGGCCAATACACATGTGAGAAGCGCAACCCAATGAGCAGCAAAGCTTCCAAATCCATCATGGTGGGAAGTCCAG TAAGTCTCATGGAAACATTGTGTTTTTGCCTCATCATCGCTGGCCTGGCCTTCTCACTCTATGTCATAGCATTCGGGCTGTTCTGGAACATTATTGTGCCACGGGCCAGACAGAACAAAAGGATCAAGGCTTCAC CACTTATAAAAGGCCTCGCGGATGTAGTTTTTATTGTGAAGATCTTGTCTCCATTGGCAGCCACTGTGGTTTCAGCCTTCG GTCACTATTTGATCAGCTTCTTCCAAGTGTCATTTATTGTTTTATCTGTCGCTTTCTTCGCCATCAGGATTTTCTTCTCCATCATCCCCTACTGCCAATACTGCAGCAACCTGAGCA acTACTCTTTTATCaagtggataatgggtttcactGACTATTTCTTTATCTCTGGATTTTTCCTGTCTGAGACCATTTTGTTCAGCAGAAACT ACCCTCCCCCCTGTGAGAAGACGTTGGAGCCGGGGCTTCTCTATACACTGCCCTGGTTCATTCCTTGTGTCTTATTGGTCTTGGCCGTCTTTGTCT ACCGGAAGGTTAAACCTTGGAATAATGCAACAGAGCAGAACCCGAAACAGCCTTTAGCCGGTGATCGTGTGGGGGGGATGGATACAGGGATGGAAGGAAGCGACAGTTGTAAGCCAGACAGTTCCTTTATAGGAGTGGCAGCTGAGGGGGATCTGGCTACAGGTTGA